The genomic DNA ACGCCATGCGCCATGAAGTGTCCTTTTCTCGGACAGGCCTGTCCTGGTTCAGGACACCCCCTTCGTGAACGAAAAGGCCCCGCACGAACGAAACCCCCGGGAGGCCCAAGCCTCCCAGGGGTTCGTCTTCAACCCAGTGCCTGCGAGCGGGTGGCTAGTACTTGCCGACCAGCGTCAGGCCCGAGAAGGTGCTGTAGGCGCGGATCATCACGTAGACGCGGGTGGCCGACGTCTTGGCCGCGATGGAGCAGCTCTCCTCGTTGCCGGACTTGTAGGGGCGGCAGTCGTAGGTGGAGGTGGTCGGCGCCGAGCCCGCCCTCACGTACAGGTCCGCGTCACCCGAGCCACCGGTGATGGTGAAGGTGGAGGCCTTGGAGGCCGGCACGTCCAGGTAGTAGCTCAGCGAGGAGCCCGAGGACGCGCTCAGGTTGGTCTGGACGAGCTGACCGGTCGGAGGCGTGACGGGAGCGCCGACGCCCACCGCGACCAGGGAGGCCGTCACCGAGGCCACTTCCGCCGAGCCCGCGCCGTAGAGCGCCGTGGCGGCCTGCTCCAGGTACGTCTTGGCCTGGGTGTAGTTGGTGGAGGCGGTGAAGTACTCCGAGTTGGCCTTGTAGTAGATGGCGCCGGCCTTCTGCACGCCAATGCCCGTCACGGCCGTGGTCGACTTGCCGCGCGGGTGCGTGCCACCACGCGAGAGCAGCGTGAAGGCCAGGTTGGCGATGCCCGAGCTGTAGTGCACGTCCTTGCTGCCCGCGCTGCTGGTCCAGTAGTCCAGCGACACGCCGTCCTTCGCCGGGTCGTACATGTAGCGGAGCGCGTCACCCGGGGTGGCCGGCGTCCAGATGTCGTCGCCCACCATGAACACCGCGTTGGTGGTGGCCCAGGTGCCCGAGGCGTAGCTCTCGCAGTAGGCGCCGAAGATGTCGCTCATCGCCTCGTTGAGGCCACCGGACTCGCCCGAGTACGTCAGGTTGGACTCGTTCTCGGTCACCGCGTGGGTGAGCTCGTGCGTGGTCACGTCCGCCGACAGGCCCAGCATGCCCGAGTCCGTGCCGTTGCCGTCGCCGTACACCATCTGGCTGCCGTTCCAGAAGGCGTTCACGTAGTTGCTGCTGTAGTGCACCGTGCTCTTGAGCTGCGCGCCCCTGTTGTCGAGCGAGTCACGGTTGAAGTTGTTCTTGTAGCAGTTGTAGGTGCCACCCAGCGCGTCGTAGTTGCCGTCGACGTGCGCGTCACCCGTGGCCGCTCCGCCCTCGGAGCGCTTGAGCGTACCGGGCAGGCTCGTCCGGTTGCTGGCCGTGTACACGGCGCGGTTGATGGCGGTGTGAATCTTGGAGTGACGGGTGACGATGGCGCCGTCCTGGGCGCTCACGTACACGAGCTCGCGGATGGGCATCTCGTCACGGGCCTCGCCGACGACGGTGGCCTCGTAGGCCAGCTTGAGCAGACCATCCACGGGCGAGCGCACGTACACCAGGCGCATGCCCTCCAGCTCGATGTGACGGCCCGCGGTGCTGTCCAGGGCGGCGACCTTGGCGGCCTCCTCCGAGATGCGCGCCTTGGCGGAGACAATCTCCCCGTCACGCGCCGTGCCGTTGGCGGCGATGATGGTGTTGTCCGCGCCGATGTGGACGATGAGCTCCTCGTTCACCACGGGCAGGCCATTCTTCGTCTGGCCGTAGCGCACGTGGGTGACGCCCTGCTCGTCCGTGCGCGAGCGCTTGGCGATGAGGTCCGCGGCGTTGACGCGGAACACCGAGGCGATTCCGGGCAGCGCCTGGCTCAGGCGGCCGCTGGAGTTGGCGGCCAGGCCCTGCACCGCGCCGCTGGCCACGCCCAGCTTGCCGGTGATCATGTAGGGGGTACCGTCCAGCTCCGCGCCGGCAACCTGCGCGGCGGGCAGCGCCGCGAGAGCGGCGTGGATGTCACCGAGAGAATCGACCTTCTGCTCGTTCTCGGGCAGCTGGGTGTTGTCGACCTCGCAAGCGGCGAGGGGAAGGGCGAGCAACGCGGCGGCGAGGAAACGGGGGGTGCGAACCAAGGGGGGACTCCTCCTGGACAACGGCGAGGTGCCGTCGAACGGGAAAGTCATTGAGCAGGAAGCGGGCCAAGCGCCAAAGCATGGAAATGACGGCCTTGCGGGCCCTTCGCGCCCAAGCAGTGGAGCGTGGATGTCACGTGTCTCCGGGCGAAGGATGTAAAACCCCTTTACGCCCCATGGGAAAAAGCCCGTGATTCACGGGACTTGACACTCCGCGGCATGGATTGTCCTTTTCTCGGACAGGCCTGTCCTGGTTCAGGACACCCGCCACTCTCGACGGAATGGGGCGGACAGCGCGCCCTTCCGGAGCAAGGTCCAATTACTTTGCACCAAAAGCTTTATAGCCGCAATGCGAATTTTCGCCGAAGCCATCCGAGGGCCCCCTCGCCGCGACGCGGCCGGGGGAGCACCCATCAAAGGATGTCGAGTCCGGCCAACAGCGACTGGAGGGTTTCCAAGGTGGAGCGCAGCTCGGGAACGGAGAGCTGGGCGAGCTGGGTCTTGCGTGCCTTGCGCAGGAAGGTGTCGAGCCGGGGGTCGCGCCCGTAGAGGGACTGGGCGCTGGCGGCCGCCTCGGCCACCGTCCTCGCCGCCGCCGGGGAATCCGTGCCCAACAGGCCCAGGGCCCGCTCCAACCGCACACCACAGCCCGCCCACACCTCGCGGTCATGGGTGATGAGCACCTGACGCTGGTTCACTCCGGACAGCGAGCGCACGAAGGTGTCCAGTTGCTCCACCACGGACAGCAGATCCGCCCGCGCGAGCGGCTCCTGGATGGCGAGCTTGCCCACCCGGACCCGCAGCTCGATGATCCGCCGCTTGTCCTGCGCGCGCAGGTGGCGGTAGGCCACGGTGCGGCCGAACGCATCCAGCTCCGTCTGCAACTGCTGGGCGTTCCACTGGACGTCCTCGGGCTCGGCCTCGCGCACCCGTGCCAGCCGCGCCGCGACGATGCGCGACAGGTCCGCCACGATGGCGCGCACCATCACCGCCGCCTGCACCTCCGCCTCGTACCCGGGCACCACCTGCTGCCGCGTCACCGGCCCGAAGGCACTCGCGGACTCGAAGACGAGGTTGCCAATCTGCTCGCGGAAGCGCTCGCGCAGCCGCTGGATCTCCGCCAGGAGCGTCCACCGATCCGACACGACGGAGGGGTTGCGCATCGCCTCGCCCAGCTGGGTGACGCCCTGGGCGAGCTGCTGCATCCACCCCTGGAGCAGCTCGGAGGCATCCTTGGCCCGCCGCGCCTCCACGGTGGCCACCAGGGGCACCTCCGCTCCCCCCGCCGCCACCGCGCGCGCCGCGAAGTGCTCGCGCACGACGTTGAGCAGCACGTTCACGTCCATCACCGTGTCGCGGATGACGGGCGCCATCTCCTCCCACAACGACAGATCCGGACTGTCCTCCACGGAGGCCGTCTCGTACTTGAGGAGATCCAGATCGCTCAGCCGCAGGATGGCCTGGCTGGCGGAGTCGTACACGGCGCGCAGACGCTCCGCGAAGGCTCGGTCGGACAGGGATTGCAGGAGCTCTTCGAGCTTGGGGGAGAGCACGGCGCACTCCACTCTACCTCGACTTCCTCGGGGGTGCGATCTAAGCAGGCGCGCACATGCTCCAGGTTTTGCTCTTGAACGATGGTCTCGTCCTCTCGGGCGGCGAGGAACTACTCGATCGGCCCGGCCGCAAGTGGATCGACATCCTCCAGCCCACCGAAGAAGTGATGAAGCGGCTCGGAGAGCGCTACGGCCTGCACCGTCTGGCCATCGAGGACTGCCTCCACCTGGACCAGCGGCCCAAGCTCGAGGAGTACCCGAACCACCAGTTCATCGTGCTCCAGGGCTTCTCCGCGAACCCTCAGAACGTGTGCGAGCTGACGTTGCACGAGCACCACTTCTTCCTCGGTCCGGACTGGCTCATCAGCGTCCATGAGTTGCCCTTTCCAGGAATGGAGGCCGTCCACCAGCGCGCGCGGGCCGAGCCCGAGGCGAGCCTGGGCCGGGGCGTGGACGTGCTGCTGTACCTGCTGGCGGACGCGCTGGTGGACGGCAACTTCCCCATCCTCGACCGCTTCAACGACGAGCTGGAGGACCTGGAGTCCTCCATCTTCGAGAACGCCCAGCCCGAGCACCTGCAGCGCATCTTCGCGCTCAAGCGCGCCCTGGTGATGGTGCGCCGGGTGCTCTCGCCCCAGCGGGACGTGCTGGGCCTGCTGTCCCGGCGGGGCATCCCCAACGTGAGCGAGCGCACCGCGCCGTACTTCCGCGACGTGTACGATCACCTGGTGCGGCTGTACGAGCAGATCGACTCCGGACGGGATCTGCTGGGCAACGTGATGGACGGCTACCTGTCCATGATGGCCAACCGCACCAATGACATCACCAAGCAGCTCACCATCTTCTCCACCATCTTCCTGCCCCTGTCGTTCATCACGGGCTTTTTCGGACAGAACTTCGACTTCCTGTCCCGCCATACCTTCTTCTGGCTGATGATGGTGTCGGTGGTGGCCCTGCCCGTGGGGCTGATGTTCTGGTTCAAGCGCAAGCGGTGGATCTAACGCCCCCTGGAGGCACCATGCTGCACACCCTCACCCTCAATGGCGTTCCCCTGCCCTACCGCGACGAGGGCCACGGACCGCCCGTGCTGCTCTTCCACGCCTTCCCGCTGCATGGAGAGGCCTTCATGAAGCAGGTGAAGGCCCTGTCGGACCGCTACCGCTTCATCCTCCCGGATGTCCGGGGGCTCGGGCGGGGCGCGCCCCCCAGTGGACCCACCGAGATGGCGCTCATCGCCCGCGACGCGCTCGCGCTGCTGGACGCGCTGAACGTGGAGTCGGTGGTGGTGGGCGGCGTGTCCATGGGGGGCTACGCCAGCATGGCGCTCCTGCGCGAGGATCCGGGCCGGGTGCGGGGCCTGGTGCTCGTGGACACCCAGGCCACCGCGGATGACGA from Melittangium boletus DSM 14713 includes the following:
- a CDS encoding M4 family metallopeptidase, producing the protein MVRTPRFLAAALLALPLAACEVDNTQLPENEQKVDSLGDIHAALAALPAAQVAGAELDGTPYMITGKLGVASGAVQGLAANSSGRLSQALPGIASVFRVNAADLIAKRSRTDEQGVTHVRYGQTKNGLPVVNEELIVHIGADNTIIAANGTARDGEIVSAKARISEEAAKVAALDSTAGRHIELEGMRLVYVRSPVDGLLKLAYEATVVGEARDEMPIRELVYVSAQDGAIVTRHSKIHTAINRAVYTASNRTSLPGTLKRSEGGAATGDAHVDGNYDALGGTYNCYKNNFNRDSLDNRGAQLKSTVHYSSNYVNAFWNGSQMVYGDGNGTDSGMLGLSADVTTHELTHAVTENESNLTYSGESGGLNEAMSDIFGAYCESYASGTWATTNAVFMVGDDIWTPATPGDALRYMYDPAKDGVSLDYWTSSAGSKDVHYSSGIANLAFTLLSRGGTHPRGKSTTAVTGIGVQKAGAIYYKANSEYFTASTNYTQAKTYLEQAATALYGAGSAEVASVTASLVAVGVGAPVTPPTGQLVQTNLSASSGSSLSYYLDVPASKASTFTITGGSGDADLYVRAGSAPTTSTYDCRPYKSGNEESCSIAAKTSATRVYVMIRAYSTFSGLTLVGKY
- the corA gene encoding magnesium/cobalt transporter CorA, which gives rise to MLQVLLLNDGLVLSGGEELLDRPGRKWIDILQPTEEVMKRLGERYGLHRLAIEDCLHLDQRPKLEEYPNHQFIVLQGFSANPQNVCELTLHEHHFFLGPDWLISVHELPFPGMEAVHQRARAEPEASLGRGVDVLLYLLADALVDGNFPILDRFNDELEDLESSIFENAQPEHLQRIFALKRALVMVRRVLSPQRDVLGLLSRRGIPNVSERTAPYFRDVYDHLVRLYEQIDSGRDLLGNVMDGYLSMMANRTNDITKQLTIFSTIFLPLSFITGFFGQNFDFLSRHTFFWLMMVSVVALPVGLMFWFKRKRWI